cctgagttatagacggccgtagaggccgcataggcccagtcagtccggtcctgactgggcctatgcggcctctacggccgtctataactcatagaccttggggccccttgccgtcggggcccgatttcgggcggccccttggcttgggcccccctgccaccggggcccggtcgcagtcgcgacccctgcgaccccggtagttccgccactggctggATCCTATGGGTTCTCTTATTAAGGTTTGATATGAATGCTATGGATAATGTGTTATAAGTGTCCTACGTGGACTGAGTATTAGTCTGGGCTTGGCCCTCAAGCCCACAGCCGCCAGCTTTCCCTTGTCCCTTTCTATCCTTATTTTTGTTTCAGACGCAGATTACTTTACCAGTCGGGTGCCTATCGGGTCATTTTTTTCCACCTTGCCCTACTGAAATCCTGCCTTCCATCATTTGGCAGAACGGTTTTTGACCGCTTCAAAAAAGTCTTCTTTATAACTATAATTGAGGTATAACTAACAAGCAAGCGCCCAACAACAACCTACGATGTGACAGGAGCATTCGCATCGAGCTGTGGAGCGGGACTTTCCCGCTTCCGCACCCTCCTGTCAATCCAACTCCGTGATAGGCTCATTCGCCTTCCGCCTCATCTTTGATTGGTTGATTTGGCCGCCCACGTTTTCTCGCACATTTCCTGGTTGTAACTTGGTGTAAGTTACATTGAATTTTAAGGTAACAATGGGGTTCGTCTGTTGAATTCCAAATGGAAATCCCTTCATGAAACAGCCAGAATGAGTAAGTGTCAGCCGTGCTTGACAGGTGAGCCGATCCATAAACCCCAACTATCTCGTCGGATATGGGGAGAAGCTGGTAATGCCACCGAGCGGCAGGCAAATGACAAGAAGCTAAATGCTGTATGTGCGTTCACATGTAACTATTAGTGTGTTATTTAATGGACTTAACTGTACTTACCTGAAGAGGCTCCCATAGTGTGACGGGCGGCAGAACCACTACAGAATCATGAAGTCTGCGTTCATGTCAGAGGGAAACGTTTGACATTGCTCGTAATTCGgttctcaaagggttaagccaAATTCATGTGGTAGCTCACATCTCTTGTTGAAAAAGTCAACGTTAATTTCCTGTTTTAGAGTAACTTATGTAATTAGACTTAATCATAAtgcgtatatatatagacaccgtttgttgtgtgtgtgtgtgtgtgtgtgtgtgtgtgtgtgtatgtgtatgtatatatatatatatatatatatatatatatattccagctTGAGCATcccaatgaaaaatgtatttaactacTTGCTTTTAGGCAGTGGTAAACTGAattcctggcctgtttgtggccctcgaGGACTGGGGTTGTCGATCCCcaatttaatattttccatgctcttttttttttcagaacatggTGCAAAGTAACAACTGCCTGGAGTGAGAGGAACATCGTTGGATTCATTCATATCTATGCCTATTTactgtttatatgttttatatgggCTTTGTTGCAGTGATCTAGAAATAGTAAAATGTCATCTCAACGCTTCTTTTTTGCCACCCATGATTTTTCTGCCCTGCCTGAGTCGATTGAAGGGGTGTATGAGAGAGTGGAAAAGGGCAGCCTGCTAACTCCAACTAATACGCCCCACTCTGCCATTATTAAAGTGGATGACCCACTACACCCACCCACCCCACTCTGGctcaaggtgctggaaacagaGAAGGTGGTCGGCGTAGCTGTAGAGTCCGTATTGGAGTTGGGGCCCAAAGTTGGGAGAATACTGGTGGCAGTGACAGACACGGAAGAGCGTCTGGCGTTCTTCAAGGACCAACACAGAATGAGGGAAGTGATTGAATTGAAACAGGGGGACTGTGTGAGGGTTCAGGTCACTTCATCCAGCGGACGCAAAGAAAAGGGTATACTGCGTTACAGAGGACCTGTATGCCACAAGCAAGAGATTCTTTTTGGGGTCCAGCTTGTGGTAAGTCATTTTCTGCGTATATcctgtttaaatgtatttgtaaatatgACAAGCATCTATTGGGCAGTTCCTTTATTATCCAAGGCAATCTGTCTTTTAGAGAAAAAAGTGCTGCTTTCTTCAGACCaacaaatacttttatataactACTACTGTGTTTCCAAGCTTTTTACAAACAATTGCTAATAAGGCAAAATGTTATTGAAGAGACTGACATGAATTTCCTTTCTGTCCCATCTTCCATCTCAGGGCTCAGCAGTTGGTAAAGGTTTCACTGATGGTTCATTTCGTGGCCAGCGATTCTTCCAATGCGATGAGAATTGTGGGGTCTTTGTTCCAGGAAGCAGGCTGGAGAAGGAGCATACAGAATCCCCTAAACGAAGAACAGAAAAAATGGATGACACCAACAAAGGGAGATATGAAGATTCAGTATTGGCCTCTAGGAACCCTGCAGAATCACGCCCAAAGCAACTGAACTTTCTGCCACGAGGAGTTACACATAAGAACCCCCTGCAAACTGTAGAGAGAGGACAAATCAGtggtaacatattaacataacatttgtatatgtattaacctttttttattttttattttatttttttatattttacattttataaattacattttaattatcctgTTTAGCTTTAGGAAGCGCCTGCTTGACAAGTCACAGATATCATACAATTTCGACTTCCTGAATGTTAGGTTctagatttgtctttttttaatcctACATACAGTCTGGGTTCAGcaatccccctttttttttgcaatatcaAAGACATAAAACAAAGCTCAAGTTGCATATTTTGGCGGAGGCTGGCACATCACAGAATTAGTTATGCTATgctctaaataaaatatatatttttttttctttcttgacgACCTTTTATACTGACCCTCTCATTGGTGTGCATAGATCATCACACATTAGATTGCTTTTCTTTGGAAAAGCTAATTTTTGCCCTttaaacatacactatatggacaaggGTATTGTGACACCTGACTTGGGTGACAGTGGCATAcagagacattttggacaatgctatgcttccaactttgcggGAACAGTGTGGAGATGGCCCTTTTCTATCCCAgcgtgactgtgccccagtgcaaaaaaacaaggtccataaagacatgtttgGATGATTgtccgcacagagccctgagctAAACCCTATTGAAAACCTTTGGGATGAGCTGGAACGGAggttgcgagccaggccttttcGTCCATCATCAGTGTTTGACCTCACAAATCCTCTACTGGATGAAAGggcaaaattcccacagaaacactccaaaatcttgcaaaaacccttcccagaaaagttGGTATAGCTGTATTTAGAatgttggtataatggtcagctgtcccaatacttttgtccatatagtctaCATAATAGCATACAAAATACATCTATACAATTAGCAAATCATTTAACATGGTTAACCAAAATTGATGCAAGGAGAAGCAACAAAAAAACGTATGTGGAATAGTAAAGGgaactaatatatatactagGGAAGgaattttttatgtgtgtgtgtcttcttTGAAAGCTCCATTTACAGAACCAGAAGATTAGCACGAGAAACATTATAGGTAGGATACCAGTATTTGACATTCGGAGACTTTTATgctggttttgttttttcttcttgaatCTGCAGAGCAAggcgtttttttttcctttcgcCTAAGTCGTCTTGAAAATCCTGGAATGGTCCACAAAGACATCAGTGCCATGTTTCTATACATCTTTATCCCGAAGAGAGAAAAGTTACTTTACTTAGTTCaaattactgtattttacttttcctaTGCAGAACTTGGACCCCCAGAAGAAGAAAGGAAGGTCAGGCGTATTCCAGAGGAGCACACTCTAGAGGGTAAACTGACCAGTATCATAATAACAGTTTAGATGTAAGCACGAAAGGATAACTTTCTGTAGAAAAGAGAAGATGAATAGGTGTGGCAGGGGAGATGACTTCTAggagcatagcttttattaatttGCTGGGGCAAATCAAAAAAATTCACCTAGCTAGAAAGATCACAATTAAGTAGTTTCTTCTTTCATTAATTCAGATGAGGAACCCAAATGTTTGGCTACTCAGCCTGAAGCACCAGACTCCCAATCTTCCTTCTGTCCTGCCTCTGAGGATCACCATCCACCTTCAAGTCTGTATAGCCCACCTAGTAGTATGTGCCCCTCAAGCCTGCAACTAGAAGCTGCAACTCTAAGCCATAGGTTAGAAGTGAACTCCATGGTTGAAGTGGATGACCCACCCATCTATGGAGTAATTCGCTGGATTGGGCAGATTGCAGAGTCTCCTGAGCTCATTGCTGGACTTGAAAtggtaatttatttataatgaacATCATTTGTATTGGCTGTGCAGCATGAGATTATTGTATTCTGAAATTACTGACTGTTAATGTAgcaaaatatgatatattatattcattgaACCTACTactacacacactctctctcccttgCTGTAGAAAGCCTCTTTAAATCCCGGGATATATAACCTTCCCCCGTCTGGCTTTCCTTTAACTGCTACCTTTGATTCTTCTTTGTATGAAACTCTACTTACACCAGTGGCTTAACACTatgggtttattaaaataacaaatacatatatatgagtatacAGAGAAGCGTCTGAAATACAAGGCTCTATGACTCTAACTACACTATGCTAGTGACTCTATGCATGCATGTAAGGATGGGGTGTCCCTGTCACCTTGatgatatccttctttttttctttctttctgtttctCTCCTGTCTTTTCTGTGTTGCTCACACAacacctttatagccaccatgcccaaaCAGTCCCAGCCAATCATCTTCTGAGTTTGTGTCAGCTGCCTGTAGAGATCGCTCTTGTCCAAGAAGTTAGGTTGCCCCCAGGGTCTCTGGAATGATGATATTGTCTCCTGCAGTCCTTTTGTTGTAGGATATTGCAGATTGTATCTCCTGTTTATTGTTCCCACCTGGTTGAGAGATAGCCTTTGATGTATTGGGAGTTCCTGGACATTTGGGTTTTGCCCCTAGTGTAATTCCTTGAAACTGGTTTACTCAAGAGGAATCCCATTGTGTTGGGAGCCAGCTGTTGTCCTTGGAGATTAATAattgacttatatttattacacttgCTGCATCAGGAAGAAGAAATGCCAACTGCTTGTACGGATGGGATATACAGAGGAAATCGATATTTTCATTGTGGTCCCCATAAAGCATTATTTGTCAAGCTGCGCAACTGCCGGCCAGACTCTCGCTTCTCCTCTTTGCATGGTCAAATCAATCAGATCCAAAGATGCAACTCCATTGGTTAGTATGTCACTATGCCATTCCTtgctaaacaaaataaaaatgcaatagtCCTACTTCTTATTTGCACTGGATGGTCATTTTAGGAACACTGGCTCTGAAATTAGCAATGCAAAAGTCAGACTTCCTGTTGCATTCTTGATTAATaggttttgtgttatatatactttaattaGCGTGCAAGAATTTTCAACAAACACTAATGAAAAAGTCTGAAATCATCATCTTTTTTTGTGAGGGAAAAACAGTAGGTTTCTAGTTTTCCTAATGCCCAGTAAACACATTAATGACAACATTGAGAAAACAGTTTggtgtataaaaacatatatatacacacacacacacattagggGAAGCAAATACTAAATCAtagcattaaaataaagatgCATATAAAGGGTTATATATGCAACCGCTGCAAGGAAAAAAGTGCAAAAGCATGGAGTAACTAAAAGCTTGCACAGTTCTTCCACTGTGTATATAATGCCAGTAGATTCAACCTTTATATGTAGCGGTGTGATAACATACTAACCTTGCAGATCTCATTGTGTTATCATATGCTCAATAGTAAACAATACTCCTCAAGCCAGGTTTACCGCTTACACTAACCTACATAATCATACTTTGTTTCTATAACCAGTAATATTCATGCAAACATACACTCATCAGTTcctttattcattaaagctgATCTATAACTTTAAAATTCCTACCTGTTACGTATTGTATACTAACCTATGTAAAGGTTCTGCACGTGATCCTGGTGCTACTGTAGTCCGTTTCTTTTAAAGTGTAACTCTCAATTTTCAGTAATCAACTCTCAGTTTCAGTAATCAAAACAACATAAGCTTTAAGTAAATTTATTAGATGAATTTAGTCTTTCCAAAGCTTATGATGGTGACAGTTCCCCTAAAACTGTCAAGGTGTTCTTTATGTGTAGCCCCATAACCATGAAATTTTCTTCCCCAGCTCTTCTACTATGCAAATAGTATTTACAAgctttgtgtatgtttgtgagtCCCGTCCTTGAATGTCACTTGTCACAGTCTGCACAATGATGGCCTAGGAGGCAAGGCCAGCCCTACAATgaagccgagtggggcaattgccccaggcggcacttttgaatgggcggcacttttgaaggggcggcactttgccgccccaagcggtgtttgttttttttgttttttaagcggaggagagagaggggctccgagtggttttcgcttacccgctcggtgcccctctctctctctcctctgcgagctctttagctcggtctcggtgctggcttgtaattctgagcgccggaagtgacgtcaatttccggcgctcagcattacaagcaggCACCATgtcagagcagggagactcgcagcaggacttaaaggtaagtacaaaggggcgatagggtagataatagggagggaggttAGATAATGGCGttggcaaagtttaaaatgccgcccccccccccgcgtcggcagggtggggggggtcatcattttaaacttcaccccaggcggcattaagtcttggatTCCATTACTGCCCAATTATCCCCTTTAGAATGTTTTGATAGCGTTGCTCATGTTGAGCTTAGGTAGGGTACCTTGTTAGTGGTTCAACATCCACTTCTGTATTGTCTCAGCATTCCAGGACTATGCTAGCAAGAGTGTGGAGGAAAATACCCCACCTGCCACAGGTAATGAAGCAGTTGAACGTCTGACAGGATGGAAAAAGGGCATCCAGGGACATTGCAATTCCTGCTACTTAGATGCAACACTTTTCTGGTGAGAAACCACATCACTTTGTATCTATCGGTCAAACATTTTCTCCAGCCACAGTCCCACAAATGAATATCATTTACATGAAGCATTTTAATGGAAATGCCAACCTAAAGCCAGAAAGCTTTGCTTCAGGAGAGAGTTTACAGCTATTGCTCCATAATAAGAATGGCTTACAAAGTCCCTATTGACATACTTAATGCACGTAGCCTATTTATTTCACTTGCATTTCAg
The DNA window shown above is from Spea bombifrons isolate aSpeBom1 chromosome 1, aSpeBom1.2.pri, whole genome shotgun sequence and carries:
- the LOC128498640 gene encoding ubiquitin carboxyl-terminal hydrolase CYLD-like, translated to MSSQRFFFATHDFSALPESIEGVYERVEKGSLLTPTNTPHSAIIKVDDPLHPPTPLWLKVLETEKVVGVAVESVLELGPKVGRILVAVTDTEERLAFFKDQHRMREVIELKQGDCVRVQVTSSSGRKEKGILRYRGPVCHKQEILFGVQLVGSAVGKGFTDGSFRGQRFFQCDENCGVFVPGSRLEKEHTESPKRRTEKMDDTNKGRYEDSVLASRNPAESRPKQLNFLPRGVTHKNPLQTVERGQISELGPPEEERKVRRIPEEHTLEDEEPKCLATQPEAPDSQSSFCPASEDHHPPSSLYSPPSSMCPSSLQLEAATLSHRLEVNSMVEVDDPPIYGVIRWIGQIAESPELIAGLEMEEEMPTACTDGIYRGNRYFHCGPHKALFVKLRNCRPDSRFSSLHGQINQIQRCNSIAFQDYASKSVEENTPPATGNEAVERLTGWKKGIQGHCNSCYLDATLFCMFACSSVLDTMLLRPPDKNDSDSYIDTRDLLRTEIVNPLRKNGYVCATKIMALRKILEAAGKSTGFTNEEKDPEEFLNQLFQVLRVEPLFYIRTLKKKPQGCIFYQIFMEKKQSVDVPSVQQLLEWSMVTGDLNFTEAPSCLIIQMPRNGKNFKMFPTIIPTLELDITDLLEDTPRQCCICESLAVVECPDCYEDAGISPGRIKQYCKLCSKQVHLHSQRRGHRPQDLTLPKDLNGQVMFQRQYMELYAVLCIETSHYVAFIRLCSQNPPLWVFFDSMADREGGENGFNIPRVTPCPEVTEYLEMTPEQLQQEDPKNMPTYVRRLLSDAYMCLYYSPDLSLYK